One window of Amaranthus tricolor cultivar Red isolate AtriRed21 chromosome 11, ASM2621246v1, whole genome shotgun sequence genomic DNA carries:
- the LOC130826557 gene encoding uncharacterized protein LOC130826557, translating to MAKAYNSIEWSFMESVLKELGFPYKFIGWIMRCISSVSYSVLVNVIRSKPFAAKKGLRQGDPTSPFLFVLAMEYFSRMLKKVKGGDIKFHPKCGKTTTMEHFFVDDSLIFTQPDISSFVKLRTTINDFVCVSGLYINSSKSAIYFAGVPINDEDCILNAIGVPKGAFPFHYLGFPLSTKRLDFNDCKSLVDRITARVTHWTSRQLSMAGPSFCPLQRIIDMVDQVCNNVFWALDKKKGTKPRVAWKNICMPRVLWPLAYKKDRLWIRWVHDYYIKGADLMHYLISTLASWILARIIDSRKHVSSWSELQQCGVAEYRRSRSSVWDFAVQLISKLSKRKSAKACITVMLWIDILYQVWLQRNARIFKGEIFFPYHVAKNVLFYVACRLDDVRKASLIVSCFVGFWGFVFGLLVLAFVLHFAC from the exons ATGGCTAAAGCGTACAATTCTATTGAATGGTCTTTTATGGAGAGTGTTCTGAAGGAGCTTGGTTTCCCTTATAAGTTCATTGGCTGGATCATGAGGTGTATTTCTTCCGTGTCTTATTCTGTGCTTGTTAATGTTATCCGCTCTAAGCCTTTTGCTGCTAAGAAAGGTTTAAGGCAGGGAGATCCTACATCCCCTTTCCTCTTCGTTTTGGCTATGGAATACTTTTCTAGGATGCTTAAGAAGGTTAAAGGTGGGGATATTAAATTTCATCCTAAATGTGGGAAGACTACTACTATGGAGCATTTTTTTGTTGATGATTCGCTTATTTTTACTCAGCCTGATATTTCTTCTTTTGTCAAGTTGagaacaacgattaatgattttgtttgtgtttcTGGTTTATATATCAATAGTAGTAAGAGTGCTATCTATTTTGCTGGTGTTCCtattaatgatgaagattgtattcttaatgccaTTGGTGTTCCCAAAGGGGCTTTCCCTTTTCATTATCTGGGTTTCCCTCTTTCTACTAAGAGGCTTGATTTTAATGATTGTAAATCTCTTGTTGATAGAATCACTGCTCGGGTTACTCATTGGACTAGTAGGCAGCTTTCGATGGCTG GCCCAAGTTTTTGTCCTCTCCAGCGTATTATTGATATGGTTGATCAGGTGTGTAATAATGTTTTTTGGGCCTTGGATAAGAAGAAAGGGACTAAGCCTAGGGTTGCTTGGAAAAATATTTGCATGCCTCGTGT TTTGTGGCCTTTGGCCTACAAGAAAGATAGGCTTTGGATTAGATGGGTTCATGATTACTACATCAAGGGAGCTGATCTTATGCATTACTTGATTTCTACCTTGGCTTCTTGGATATTAGCCCGCATCATTGATAGTAGGAAACATGTTTCTAGTTGGAGTGAGCTTCAACAATGTGGTGTGGCGG AATACAGAAGATCGAGATCATCTGTTTGGGACTT TGCTGTACAATTGATTAGTAAGCTTAGTAAGAGGAAGAGTGCAAAGGCTTGTATCACTGTGATGTTGTGGATTGACATTTTGTATCAGGTGTGGCTCCAAAGGAATGCGCGCATCTTTAAGGGGGAAATCTTTTTTCCTTATCATGTTGCTAAGAATGTTCTCTTTTATGTTGCCTGTAGGCTTGATGATGTTAGGAAGGCTAGTCTTATTGTTAGTTGTTTTGTTGGGTTTTGGGGCTTTGTTTTTGGCCTTCTTGTTTTGGCTTTTGTGCTTCATTTTGCGTGTTAA